TCTTCTGCGCAGGTGTATTTTGGCCGCTGGCTCATAGAAGGAAGCCCCTATGTAATCCTGATTGATATTGCGGCCACGGCTTGGAGTCTTGACCGTTGGAAGACCGAGCTGTGGGACAGCTGTGCCATTGGAATCCCATGGTATGACCGTGAAGCCAATGATGCGGTTCTTTTTGGCTTTCTTACCGCCTGGCTCCTTGGGGAGGTGAGTACCCGAGACCACGCTGCAGAAGGAGCGTTCAGCTGAACAGAGGGCCGCTACTGCACCAATTGCCAACATACCCCTTCAGATTTTATGTTTTGAAGCGAGCTTATCTTAGGAAAGTGGCAAGGTTAGCCTTAGTAGCTTCAGATCTGCGTTATCAATCAATGTCCTGAACCCCCGTACCCAACAAAGGCCACCAACAACACTCAACAGAGGAGACCTACCTTAACTGAGAGTCCTTTAACAGGGCATTAGAATGGCTGCTTATACACATAAGATGGGTTTTAAATCCATAAATGATTATGTTTTGTTCAAGGTACGGAACTGTGAAAGTcactattaataaaataattttaatatttgataGATTATCCAAGAAAACATGCTTTAGTTCTCTTCTCCTTATTTTATCCTTCTCTTTcctgctcctttttttttctccacgaTCTTTCATCgctttcctcctctttcttcaGTTTGCTGCCCAGTGCGAAGACGAGAAGCCATTTATCATCGCCCACTTCCACGAGTGGCTTGCCGGCGTGGGCCTATGCCTGTGCCGAATCCGCAAGCTCCCGGTAGCCACTATATTTACGACCCACGCGACTCTCTTGGGGCGCTATCTGTGTGCTGGGAGCGTGGACTTCTACAACAATCTACAAACGGTGAGATTACGCCTGCTTATCCAAACGCTCGATTAATGTGTGGgtaaacaaggaaaaaaaacaaaaacatccacATATTCCACAACGCTGtacaatataataaacattagAGTAGTTTATCGTACGTTGAACattttgaagatgaaacgtAGTAACTGTACTTCTGATCattaatacataaagggaattaTTGGGTAAAGGCTTCTAGTGAATACATGAAATGTAAAAGGTGTAGTTAGGGgctgtttttaatatattttactgttttttatttatttcttccaaAGACGCGTTCATTCAGAAAGATCTAAATCTTGAAGGCTTGCAGAAGTTTGGCTCCAAACTTCTCTACGGGGTTCTAACGAGTCCCCGACATTATAGGGTTTCAGCGTATTATCTCAAATCAGCAGGCGGTTTTTAATCcgctttcagaaaaaaaacaactgtagGTTCATTGCAAGCGATGgaaaagttaaccctttaacttaGCGTTATGAAGTGCCAGCTTTGGTCCTCCTATATGAGGTTCCACATGCAGGAGATGGACCTGGAGATCTTAAGTAGCTGGTTTATCGTAACTGTTTAtctctttttgtgtgtttttatgccAGAAAACGTTGCAGGATTTGTTTTGACACCATGTAGGTCGGGGAACTCGCTCTAAAACCGCATCTGAATTCCTGAGTGTTtacttaatatgtattttttctaatgTTTCTGGCAGTTTAACGTTGACAAGGAAGCCGGAGATCGCCAGATCTATCATCGTTACTGTATGGAGAGGGCAGCCGTCCAGTGCACCCACGTTTTCACCACGGTGTCTCAAATCACCGCCATAGAAGCAGAGCATCTATTAAAACGCAAGCCTGGTAATAATCTATACCGTCCTCAAACCATAGGTTTCAATACGTTCCCGCTACACTAACTGGGATACATTCCCTTATCTCATggaatatatactgtgtgtttatatatatatatatatatatatatatatatatataccgtattggctcgaatataggccgcacttttttcccccactttaagtctttaaagtgggggtgcggcctatattcggggtctagcgcccaacacccgggacatgcatcctactccccgatacatgcatcctactccccgatacgctcagacagcctcccctgcctgcACTTCCCACGAGGGGGGGgcagtgccggcacgggaggttgtctaagcgcatcgtgcggaccgtccgcacgatgcgttttaccggagcagactcccgggtgtcttgcggggccggcgggggacatctacgcaatacaacttccggtgcctgcactggatgtgccggcaccggaagttgtattcgcgtattgcgtagatgtcccccgccggccccgcaagacacccgggagtctgctccggtaagtcgggggggggcagaggaggacagtggtagcatatctcggggagggaggacagtggtagcatatctcggggagggaggacagtggtagcatatctcggggagggaggacagtggtagcatatctcggggagggaggacagtggcagcatatctcaggggggggaggaggacagtggtagcgtatctcgggggggggaggacagtggtagcatatctcggggagggaggacagtggcagcatatctcaggggggggcagagtggcagcatggttttttggtgcttttttaaagaaaaatactttttcttcaaaaaagcaccaaacttttagggtgcggcctatatccgagccaatacgatatatatatatatatatatatatatatatatatatatatatatatatatatatatatatatatatatatatatatatatatatatatatatatataatatatcaaacTGGGATTGTATTAAAACCCTGCTGACCTCTTAGATGGAGATTATATTAGAAGATGGGTATAAATGGACAAAGATTAGATTTTCCATTTTGACCATTGGATGCATTtcacaatgtgtgtgtatttcctggacaatacttaaaaaataaataaataataataaaaatatatatatatatatatatatattatattatattatattttaatatagaaatatataatatatacgtgtgtgtggatATGAACATTTCTCGACCGCAATGTTTACATTGAGTCTTCACCTCTCCTTTACGCTGACAGCCTTTTTCTCTGTACTTCTTTTTTCCCTCGAATGCAGATGTAGTCACCCCGAACGGTTTGAATGTAAAGAAATTTTCCGCCATGCACGAGTTTCAAAACTTGCACGCCCAGAGCAAAAACCGCATTCAGGAGTTTATACGAGGCCACTTCTACGGGTGAGAtcttaaaaaagtgtttaaaaaatGACGTAACCTTTGTATTTATGATAATCCCCTCGCATTCTGTATTTAATACTTTAATTTGAAGTAAATGGAAATTGTGACTTTTAATGAAAAATCTGAAATTTCAAGTATAAACCACGTGTATGTATATCTGATATGTTCAAGTTTTGTACCTGTTATGTATTATACGTGTACCTTTCACATCCACCATCTGCTGTTCTCTCTCAGGCATCTGGATTTTAATTTAGATAAGACCCTGTTTTTCTTCATTGCTGGACGCTATGAGTTCTCAAACAAAGGAGCTGACATATTCCTGGAGGCCTTAGCCAGGCTCAACTACCTTCTGAGAgtaaattacaatttatattAACTTATtcatggtgtaaaaaaaaaaaaatatatatatatatatatatatatatatattattattattattattttttaattattatgtttaaatgtttacaattgTTTAATCATTGCGTACAATTAACCaacattgtgtgtgtttattagcACGCGGGTAACAGTTTTCTCATACTCTTTGCACCTATAGAATGGAACGTAGCGGGTTGACTCATCGGGAGTTAAATTGTTGCTTTTATATTCTTTGTATTCAAGTATTGAAATCTCTTCACAGGTTAATCAGAGCGATCTCACCGTAGTCACGTTTTTCATCATGCCGGCACGGACCAATAACTTTAATGTGGAAACTCTGAAAGGTCAAGCCGTCCGGAAACAGCTATGGTGAGTGAGAGAATGTCGTCTTCTGTTTGAAGAAGCAGACCATGCCAAGTTAGTAAATTTAATAAATACTGACACAGAAGGAGGAGTGcgccctggtcttgtgagctcaCAGTCTATTAGAAAACATTATACATTACGCGAGGGGGCGGTCTCTGCTCACTGTGTCATAAAGCAGGTTTTGtttacactactgttcaaaagtttggggtcacacaGCTGTTTTCGTGGGAAATAGGGCAATTTCTCGgtgtaacataattgtaaaagggttttctaacgattaatgggggtgataaagggaaattggaacacaggagtgatgggagtgataaagggccattggaacacaggagtgatgggagtgatgaagggccattggaacacaggagtgatgggagtgataaagggccattggaacacaggagtgatgagagtgataaagggccattggaacacaggagtgatgggagtgatgaagggccattggaacacaggagtgatgggagtgatgaagggccattggaacacaggagtgatgggagtgataaagggtctctgtacgcctatgaagatatttcattaaaaatcaacTGTTTCCagttacaatagtcatttacaacattaaccccgtctgcgctagatttctgatccatttctttttattttaacggACACAATTtgccttatttttttaagaaaagctatTTCTAAATGACTCCAAATTTTTGAACGCTAGTGTGTATTCTGCATCTGAGACTTATTCTAACCGATCGTCCCATCTGTACCATTACTTCTCTCCAGGGACACGGCTAACGCAGTAAAGGAGAAATTCGGGAAAAAGCTGTATGAATCATTACTAGTGTAAGTATGATGAAACAAACTTTCTATCCGGGCCCAAGATCTTCGCCTTATTATGcactaattaataataataatgacattatATGTCTATAAGACTAGACAAACACGCGTTCCCTTCCTTCATTGACATAATGACTTGGGAAAATATATTGAGTTTCATAGAAAATTGGCTTATGGGAGACTACTATAAAGTGGCCACCCTGACATTACTtggccatataaataaaaatatttatgtctacctttttaaaaaatatttcttaattatGGAAATCTAATTCCCCCTTTAGTTCTTATAAACAAAGTAGTCAATTTCCATGCTTAACGTgtatcttttaattttttttaaatttattatttatttattttgaagtttTGTTGAAAGGTGTGTGAATGTATCCATGTTATTTTACGTTTCCAGGGGCAACCTACCAGATATGAATAAGATGCTTGATAAGGAAGATTTTACGATGATGAAGAGAGCCATCTTCGCCACGCAGGTAAGCGAAATGTGAAACATGGCTAGGGAAATATTACTGCTGGACCATTCAGAAAAAGGAAagcccccctctgcctcttaaTTCCTTccaataataatttacattctGGACGGCTATAAATAATTCCTGGCAAAACTGGCTCTAGTGGATCCTCGCAGAATATAATTCTTCTTGGCATTGTTAAAAGGAACCAACCTTGTATTCATATAAAATACGTATTTTAGTCCACTTCCGTGTGGTTTTCTGCATGTAAATCTgtgcattcatttatttaggTATTGGAATTCTGTCTTATTCCACCCCTCCCTTTTATACTACTACTGAATACAGGAAGCATacctaagtatgcttcctgcacatgctcagtagaacccCCGGCCTAGTGAATGTCAGCCGAGCTTCCATTGGAATCAAagggagtagcagcagccagcTTTCAGATATCATACATGTGACGGCGGCGGCTTTAGCGACTTCAAACGgagctactgagcatgtgcaaaaagTTTACATACTAATGCTTACTGGATTAAGTAGTTGCAGAGGGTGGAGGAAGACAAGACAGAAGTCTCAATGTATAACGCCAATAACTGAAGGGAGGAGCTGGCTCCACTTTGCATTAACAAAGTTTCCGattgttctttttaaatattacggTTGAATAGTTTAATGACCATGTACTTTCTCCACAGAGGCATTCATTCCCTCCCATTTGCACCCACAACATGCTTGATGACTCCACGGACGCTATTCTGAACACCATTCGGAGAATTGGACTCTTCAACAGCAGCGCTGACCGGGTGAAGGTGAGAGAGGACCCCCCTCACATGTGTTTCATGTATTGGTTATTGGTTGGCGTGTTGTAAAGAAATGGTTCTGTTTCATTGGCATTGTGTAGTTCTCACATTTATAGGTTAAATTCCTTATTTATGGAATAACTATTTAAACATTCTTCTGACACAAGACATTGATTTCTAAAAGAGTGAAGAAATGACAATTTCTTGCTCGATTTCATACCCTTATATGCATCTTGGAttcctttatatacatattaatgtgaAGCCAGTGGGGATGGTCATGATCTATCTCGTTGACTGGCATGGACCTCCGCTTGAGGTCCCAGAAGTTGGTTCAGCTTCACGTCCTGTTTGTCAAAGAAATAATATCTATCTCACGCCCCTTGACTAAAGAAGGGTCGAGCACATTGTGCGAGTGGTGGAAAGTCTGCCTCCTCCTTTACTTTGTGGATATGTCTAGATGGTTTTAGTTACCATAGATGATCCAAATTAGTTGGTGTCTGGTTTCCATTTTCCCCATCTACCACTGTAGATTATTTCCTTGTGTAGTCTGCTACATTCCCTGGGATTCTTGATCATGGTAGAAAGAACAAACTTTACGTTGGCCCTTGGAGAACCAAAACGCtcctttatatacatattaggaTCTTCTTTCTGGAACTCAAGTCAGTGACCGATACTGTTGATGTCTGTAGACGATACAAAATACCGACCATCTTCAGGAATAAGAAGAATACAGGACACTTTCCAGTATGCCACTATTTTGGGTGCCAACCTGGGCCCGGCAAACAGACAGACAGCATCCCACTGAAGGCTTTAGAGCAAATAAGCTTACACATAAGTGACAATGAGCTTTGAAAACGACCAACTCAGAAATCACCAACGTTCCGATAACATCCGTCCTTATCCAACAACAAGATAGCTGGTTGCATTATGGAGTATGGGAGTCGGGAACATCCGTGGCCAAACGTTGCATGTCCCGCATGTGACTGCAGAGGTTAAGGTTTCTCTAATTTCCAAGGTTCAGATAGTTGCCTCCTACAATGTCAAATCCAGCCGCTGTGAGCAGAAATTGCTCTTGAGATGTCTATTCTCCCCAGTTTTGTGTACACATTCACAAGGGACAGCTGACGTGGTTTTTAGCAGCCAGGACATGGGCTCAACGGGTTGTTCAAATCCTCACCCGCATTGAACAGTCTTGGAAAGCAGCCACATGGTCTTTGGGTCACATACTCAGCAGGCTTTTCCGCTGTGCCTTTATGAGATTTCTCTGCTGgctgaaatatatatagacGTTTTTATCAATGAACCAAAGGTCATTCTTTCATCTTATCCATGTACAGTTAATGCAGTCATCTGGACAACATAAGTCTAAGTATTATGAGAGGGCACACTTCATGACCTATCTGTAGTAACTGTCTGACTTCCATGCTGGAATCCTGCATCTAGTCAATACTGTGCTGTACACTATGGTTGGTTAGGGTGTTGAGTTTCATCCATGAAGAACCCTGAAGGCAATATAAGCAATTAAGAAATATACCTGGGTTTAAAGCTATAGTGAAGCCAAGACGAGACCGAAGACTGATTAAGTCTGGGTCTCTGCATCAGGAAATAGGGGCAGAGTAGACGGGCCGActgccggcaaattctgtgTTTGTAATGATAAGCTAGAATTGTATCATGCTTTCTCAGGACTTTAGATCTTGACTGTAAGgatctttttatttatgatttcaACCAAATACTCTATTAACCCCCTCTGGAAGTGTTGCGCATGTGATGAGCTTGCATCTAAGTTTTCAGATGGTACTTTGTCATACTCCTTTTTCTCTCCGTTCCCACTTTTCTCGCAGGTCATTTTCCATCCAGAGTTTCTCTCCTCTACCAGCCCGCTTCTACCAGTGGATTATGAGGAGTTTGTACGAGGATGTCATTTGGGGGTCTTCCCATCTTATTATGAACCCTGGGGGTACACACCTGGTaagtgttaatgttatttttaaacttagtatagtatagtattgcTAATGTAACGTAACTCCACACCCAGTATATGCGGACCTGCTAAAATTTGTCAGATTACTGAGGTCTTCTCTAGAACCGATGCAACTGCGTGCACAACTTGGTGGTAGAAACGTGGCTCCTTTTTGAGACCACAAATCAGTTGGCTGCCAGTGTGGAGCGCCGTCCTCGTAGAGTGTTTTATATCCGCCATGTGGCTAATTGTACTTTTAGGCAGATGCCAAAAAAATGCTACACATTGAGCAACATacacataattcataaatcagaAGAAGGCCTTACCATCTAAAGCATGGCACCAGGCCAGAAGGAAGGCGGGTTGAGACGCCAAAGATTAATTTGGCTGGAGAAGCCTTTATCGTAGGTGGTTACAATACTGAAGATTTTCtgaatattgtttttgtatttattttttggccaCTGCTTCTGTTTCCAAATTTCTtttactaaccccccccccaatgtagTTCTGTAAGGGGATCAATAAGCATTCCTTTTCCTCACTCACTCAGCTATAACACATTTTATGGCATTCATGGTATCTGAATTACttattaataaactaaatttgCCCTGGATGTGGGCAAGTCAGCCATGGCGGTCTAAGCCCTCTCTGGAGATACACAGGTCCTCGTGTCTTTCTGACAGACACACATTAAGTACTTTAGCCTCACCTCAGCATGACAGCCATTGGGCTCTCTTTTAGATACTTTTTGACAAGACAGCAGTTGGACTCAGGCCTATTTCTGCAACCAACCCTCTAAAGGAAATGTGGATCATCATCAGGTCTTCAATATTTCCTCCCCTTTCTTACGACTCCTGTCGTGCCGTGGCAGCAGGGTAAACCAGTTAGCACCGGCTTGTATCCTGGGCTATTTAATAATGCTTTGTACCCCCTATCTAAGTTTCCCAAGctgtttcttaaaataaaatgaatggaatGGAATTAATGAGAAGATTTAACGTTAAGAGGTTTTCTTTCTCATGTTAGCTGAATGCACGGTTATGGGGATCCCAAGCATTTCCACCAACCTGTCCGGATTTGGATGTTTTATGGAAGAACACATTGCAGACCCTTCCGCATACGGTGAGCACATGGCTGTCGTAGCATCTCTGCTCCCTGGGCCTAGTTTACCATTGAAATATGTCGATAAGCCAAACAAACATTACCGAATAAATCGTTTTTCTCTTTCCTTATCTCCCCAACAGGTATCTATATCTTAGACCGGCGCTTCCGTTCGGTGGATGACTCCTGCACCCAACTCACGTCCTTCCTCTACAGCTTCTGCCAGCAAACCCGGAGGCAGCGCATCATCCAGAGGAACCGCACAGAGCGTCTCTCCGACCTGCTAGACTGGAAGTACCTGGGACGCGTAagacaatcatatatatatatatatataatacaggtTATAAAacttcaaaaatataaatatttatacctCACCTCAACGGCACCTTACATTTTGTGTGTAGGCTTCtgctttggtttattaaatgtcGCATAATGCACCATGCAGGCAACActtttttaattaactatttaattattGAGTTAATATGTGATTGATTTAGAAAGGATCCAAGAGAGTAGAAGGTGTCAAGTGCGGTGCAAGGATCCTATGTGGTGCCCGATCCTTTGGGATGAGATTTTGTCTGGATAAATCATAAGATTCATttagttttctttctttcagtgtttttttccttttactttCTTTACAGTATTACATGTATGCCCGGCACATGGCTTTAGCGAAGGCATTCCCTGACAATTTCACTTATGAGCCTCACGAACCCACAGCAGTAAGTAGATCTACCATGGCTTGCTATGATTTGTACCGTGCTCCAGAATTCAATTTATCTGCACATTAAAGTCTTTTTTAGTTCTCCagtctatatttttaatataattgttcTTAATTTTGATTTTCAGGTATTTAGGCCTCAGTACCCGTACATTAGGCCGTTCTCCTGGTGTTAATTTAACTTCAAGTAGAGCAGTAGTTGCGTTGACCCATTAAAAGTCCTCAGCAAttcgttttttttccattgtgtCTTCTCAGGCACAGGGCTTCCGCTACCCACGGCCAGCGTCTGTGCCACCTTCTCCATCCCTGTCCCGGCACTCCAGCCCCCACCACAGCGAAACGGAAGATGACGAGCGATACGATGAGGAGGAAGAGGCTGAGAAAGACCGGCAAAACATCAAGCCCCCCGCCGTTGCAGCAACCGGCCCGGCGCCCGAGTGGCGCAAGCGGTCCAAGAAAGGTTCTGTCGACGCGGGGAACTCCAGCAATGCCAGCAACGCCAGCACTCCCACCAACCCTAGTAGCCCAAGTGACCTCAGCAGCCCCACGAGCTCACTCATAGAAGAGAGGAACTAGATATTCCATTCTTTGTTTTTGCAAAGACGGAGATTACTGGTTgttaccacaaaaaaaaagggaaaacatcaTAAAAATGAACTGTTCCATGTATTGTTAGCTCTTGACTTAGGTTCATATAAATAATCACTCTTCATTCATCATGACGCCAGTGTTTCACTCCTGATTGTTTTAATATTCGCTAATCAGTAGGTCTTGCAGTTAACTGTAGGTCGCCCTGAAGGAAAACCGAATCCGGGCTGCCCTTATTTCATTACGGTTTATCCTTGGAGAcgaacaagacaaaaaaaaaagaggttacTTCTCTTTTTCAGTGTCCCATTTCTTCATCCAAGCAATGGTTATTTTAATACCTAGGATTATTGTATTATTGCAGAATAGTGTGTTTAAAAAGGCCGTCAACCTTGTGGTGTTGTAGATCATATTGggcatataaagaaaatatctcTATAATATATTTGCCAACTAGAATATTTTTAACATCCAACCCTACattgaaacatatttaaatacaatggAGATGATCAAAAGCGTAGGTAATTCCCAGGGACAATGCCATATTTTTCCTCTATACCATACACCTCATCCAGCTGCTCCATAAAGTCTTCCGTAAACACAACCTTTTACAGTTATTTGATAGAATTGAGTCCACCTGTTGGCTCTTCAGGTCACCGAGACATGATCTTGCGCTGAGCAGGTCTTCGTTATTGGAGACGGGTGGTTCTAGAATGGTGGAATTtcactgatgatgatgatgatctcAAAGCCAAGGTTGCTCCAGAATTCCAAGACTTGACCTCGCTGTTGGAATCGTTCAGAAATGAAGTTCTTTACAGAACAACTGGCTTCAACAACTGTAACGTTTTCCCTGGTTTACAGTACCTCAAATTTATTAAGCTCTGTGAATGGCGCTCTTACGTTTTATCAACATGGTGTGGGTTTGactgaagaaacaaaaaagatggAGAAGAATTCTTCAAGAAAAGcaactttaatatttaaaaaataaaattttaaaatctacattttttttctttcctggtTTATTTAAACTATTTGGTAAAGGAATGATACATCTTCATGACAAGGGTTAGAATATCTACCCATGCATGCCTTTGTATTCTGTCTTCATACTCTGCTTAGGTGGTGGGGGTTTAAGTTAAGTCTTTTTTTCTACTGAGGTCCAAATGTATCTAAATTGGCTCTCAGACAATGCGTATTGTGGGCTTCATTTGGTGGAGATGGActggagactttttttttaagccttcAAAAGCAAATGCTGCATCTCCACGGTTTTTTATAAGTCCACCTAAAGCTTTACATTTGTGGTTCTCAGTCAAAGCTTTTATTAGTTTGTCGATTTCTCAAGTCATTTCTTAGAGAAGACGGGAAATATCCCAGCTTCAAGttaatttaaattgtttattgACCAATAGGCAAATGCTGTTGCTCTTCAAGCCAACAACATTCCACGAGGAACTTAGTCTGGTACTTACTCTGGAGTATGGGTTATATAGACCTTATTCTACTCCATGTATTTCTATATAACCCTATCTGGATATTATTTTATGATCTTATCACTTTGGTTGTTCAGACTGTGTTCTAGATCCAAGATCATGTTTACATTCTGGTCCATTAAAGCAAGTCAATGACATCTTTGCAGAGAGGCCTAAAACCACATGAGTGGACAAGTGAATTCCAACGTATCAAATAAAtccaaaatctgaataatgTTTAggcgagaaaaaaaatcaaagtggTTCCTCTTGTTGGTGCAGTGGCTTCTTGCTTGTATTCTTAGGAGTTGGAGCATAATGTTTGGTGGCTTTTCTGGGGCATCTGGGTGAGCGGAGatgttttaaaatctatttgatTGACTATGCTCACTTTGCAAATAGGGGGAGACCCAATAGTTCTAATGCTGGGCTTGGGTGTTCGGTTGCGTAACTCACCTTTGGGACCTGCCACCATGAGGCAATCCCACAGCGGGCCGGTGGACCTGGTAAGCCACAGAACTGATGCACACAACCGTCATTGCGAAGATGTCTGGGAAAGCCCTAGCACAGCCTGGATTTGGGTACTTGGTCTCATGTAAGTAGAATATAGAAAATTCTACTTAATGGTAAGTTCCTTTTAATTGCTCAATTAAAGCAAAGTGTGGGGAGCATTAAATGTGTTGCCGAAGTTATGTTCATCCGTAGGCATAAGATCTAGGCAGTAGCGGAGTATAAATTTGCTCTGACTTCTTTTTACCAAGAAGTGATGACgggttttgtattatttattcttaatg
This window of the Spea bombifrons isolate aSpeBom1 chromosome 12, aSpeBom1.2.pri, whole genome shotgun sequence genome carries:
- the LOC128470124 gene encoding glycogen [starch] synthase, muscle-like, producing the protein MPLARSLSVTSLTGLEDWDDDLNLENTVLFEVAWEVANKVGGIYTVIQTKAKITTDEWGENYFLIGPYFEHNVRTQVELIEPSNPALKRTLDSMNSKGCKVYFGRWLIEGSPYVILIDIAATAWSLDRWKTELWDSCAIGIPWYDREANDAVLFGFLTAWLLGEFAAQCEDEKPFIIAHFHEWLAGVGLCLCRIRKLPVATIFTTHATLLGRYLCAGSVDFYNNLQTFNVDKEAGDRQIYHRYCMERAAVQCTHVFTTVSQITAIEAEHLLKRKPDVVTPNGLNVKKFSAMHEFQNLHAQSKNRIQEFIRGHFYGHLDFNLDKTLFFFIAGRYEFSNKGADIFLEALARLNYLLRVNQSDLTVVTFFIMPARTNNFNVETLKGQAVRKQLWDTANAVKEKFGKKLYESLLVGNLPDMNKMLDKEDFTMMKRAIFATQRHSFPPICTHNMLDDSTDAILNTIRRIGLFNSSADRVKVIFHPEFLSSTSPLLPVDYEEFVRGCHLGVFPSYYEPWGYTPAECTVMGIPSISTNLSGFGCFMEEHIADPSAYGIYILDRRFRSVDDSCTQLTSFLYSFCQQTRRQRIIQRNRTERLSDLLDWKYLGRYYMYARHMALAKAFPDNFTYEPHEPTAAQGFRYPRPASVPPSPSLSRHSSPHHSETEDDERYDEEEEAEKDRQNIKPPAVAATGPAPEWRKRSKKGSVDAGNSSNASNASTPTNPSSPSDLSSPTSSLIEERN